The following DNA comes from Papaver somniferum cultivar HN1 chromosome 4, ASM357369v1, whole genome shotgun sequence.
atttccactTCGACCGCAGatagttcctcttctctatgatgaagcttagcctccaactttaaagacttttctttaaagaattggtatagaacatgttacaatgttcgctcctcatcatctatgccacaaacaacaaacattattttacccaagggatcagatatcacgaagaatacaatgttcggatatcatgaaggaataagtacaaggatttacctctaagacacgctgctggggaaaaccgtattggtacccatcaactatggccatcatatcagcaacagaggagggagggtcaaccactaggttagcgtcggaattcttctcaccaggaaCCACTGAGGaagggttggggacgaacatcagattcttcttcttaagccaagccaaaatgacatcttcaccttcaggcatcaacgagtaagggaaatcctctggaggagactcaaccgcagacttccccttggctgttatatcctcacccgcgcaagtctcgacatcaccagcctcagcatgaccacctgcgcTTCAAGCCTGTTGATCAGTAACACCTTCTTTACCTagattcccaagcacatcccaatcatcatttggggaaagcaatgagaagacttcggcaagacccatggcagcgttcacatcaaaggattcccccgcggaatatatcctaccaaaagaaaattcaggggaaataacgggcagagtacccacaccaccaatattatcgccaacaggggaaGATACCCTCCCCCCCTCCAGTACCACctgcggtaatattaccctcagacttaccatcaccacccgcgcgcaacttcttcttcaccatcaccacccacgacaacttcttcttcaccattaccaccctcTACATCAGGATGATaagtatcagtacgctcttctccatcggaaatttcttcatcctcagcatacccttcgtttacaggactcgtaacctcctcataaacctcagcctcaccggtcacaacagtagaagattgtttgggtccaagtttcttcttcttcgacacctacaaaccagtacacatcccaacaaaggctcattttttccctcacttaaaaaatgaaaattatttcaagcaaggaaaaaggggcaaatagaatagataatataagaagaaactataccttggcagcagcagcactcttcggtggatgggtagcaccagaaccctcctcctcatctccatcaacgtcatcaagagcgtaagggaaatccatgcccgcgaaattcggacgccaaggacagaaatttccataacgagcaggaggagtttcacgaggcttgctgttttcagaaggacgccaaccgtgcggaccaggaatccaaccataagcccaaggaccaactattTCAgtgacagtagcatgccattcataatcatgatcacgcttaatcctttcacgagcaggaaagagtttccgtttagcagatccctcagtaccaggaacatacttcagcttggcatcactcacctcactcaaaagacgaatttcaccacgaggagcagcaatgttacgaagactaacactccacggcttacggttcctactgttgacataatccccaaaggaactgttaaaattctgaggagtgtaccactctctctcagcaggatttggaacgtagcaggtcatcatagtctccccCTTGctccgcaggtaacattccttcagtgcacgaagataattcccagacagttgtgacacggaacgataatgagtgtttgtggaagagccttcgcgactagccagcacgtcataataaaaggagtcacccgacttatacaggggcaacatgagacccgcctcgaaggctccaacgtagtcaacagatggaactcatcaaactgatacttagcaaggagctcgtaagtgatatcatcgtcaggggaatagaagcgaacctcaaaagcttgaagctcatgttttttcttgaacatatcaagatcaatatgcttgaaagtgaccttcttcttaccaaccgaaacgctgcgtatcacgggggaagtttcttcttcgtctgcggaatctgaAGTAGGATTCAATTCCGAAGATTTCTGTTTAgaaagatttttagacggatcagctctcgacatagtacccttggagtacttccctttgaaagaaccCGTTGGAGGAGGCGGCAAATATTTCTGCAGAGGCACTGTAGGAGaatccattgaacgaaggggcggaacatccaatgtttcattacgaggaggagAAGCCCGCGTACTCCTATACTCATCAcaaggaggagcctgcgtactcctagaatcttcacgaggacgagaaggggcacggttaacagcatacctagacccagaaggacccttcggcaaatcccctttcttagtaggcaaagccttcgcaccagaggaagatgaaaacCTATGACCCCGAGATCTGATTGCGAAGATTTATAagaaccttccccaagtggagatctatcAGAATccctacgcggaggggatcttagCTGACTAGACGGAGGGGTTTGGTAAGGAACCcacggacgatcagacatatctacaaggaaacataaaaaaatagtttagagaagaatacgaggagatcattaaagataaaaaaacccataactgatggttcatccggattaacatcaaaaaccctaaaaactgaaaataaccagaaatacccCATTAGACTCCAGagataatacttagatacagactcacaaactttgtaacaaagaacaggggcaagaatatatgcttcgacatatgtgttcttcatcacaaagacAAAAATACAGCAGCAGAAGACAAAACGGGTAGATATAACAACAGAAAATAGATAGATCAATGATAagcagctaatgaaaaaccccatacctgtataaaagaggacgacaagcaccagcCACAGTCGAAGATAGAAGGATCAGAGATATCAAAAGCAAGTTATCTTTGATACAGGGGCAGCAACAGTCGATAGCGAAAGAGTCAGAAAATTGAATGttattatcttcctcacaagaacgacgataataaatgactaaagaccaagaatagaaaacaaagaaaggatgaacactgacaagaagaggatgaacactgacaagaagaggataatttttttttttccattctctttcctatttataaagctagagaagacaataaatgtccctcgtaccaaggagcagttatgggaAAAGTTAATGcaaaagtgggaaacgtgcccgtatttataggggaagttatATCAGGAGAGATAAAACGTGTATGACGACCTTTattcttctaaattgcaaaatacgcccaagtcagaagaagaggggaaaattgtatgtacacatttcatcatccaccacgtgtacaggaagagacacgtggaaggtaTGCAAagcgagatatcaaaacatgataacaagcagtcataacctagaggagcatctcatcagaaatatcaccggtcagcagatctgacggtcagagaccgaggatcacagaggtatgatggcaaagaggagcaccagataatactcCTTGGGTGATAATACATcatatcccgaggaagatcccagatcaacggctgagagagagtttgactgacgcagatgtgaccagactaagagacacttgtctgacacgagcagacgtcCAACTGCCCGTGTTAAATatcaagagatatacacgtgtcaatcagctcgtggaataagcgaggatagttcttcgtattcaagcttagaccgcaacatatgccgaagacctctgcgtaatgggcacaaagcacaagaagataaggttgcacggcacctcagaagtaggacccacattctaaccctataaatacccctctccactaagagagaaaggggagaccaatccagagcaattataggagaatatatgagagagaaataggaagagtaagtaacccCCCTGCTTCTGCAGAcctatgtgtactctaaagtcattcgactatctttgtaatcattcaatacatagtgaaacaccagccccgtggatgtaggccttagtgccgaaccacgtaaatctttgtcttatttacatttcagcactttatattcagcattgaacttcatatgctttacatttatacttgtttCTCAGTTTatccctttatacgaacattatgtatgataatattcgactagacaatgacaagctcgaaggctttgagtcgatgaatcgatataatcatcccctttacacatacgacgtacaattttagaattagaatgtatgcgaatattgtttgtgaacacgtggatggcttcgcgatttatgtgttcacactcATAGTTTGATCATCTAATAATAAGAGAACATGAACCATAATGATTTATACCCTTTACAACAGAGCGATGAGTTGATATGTCAGATCTCAAAATCTTGTGAACAATTACAACAAAAAGAGCCAGATAATCAACAACATATTGTCCCAGAAATTCAACCTTTTAGCATTGATGATTTTAAACCTATCTTTAATATGGATCATCCTTCTAGCTACTCATCAGCTAATAAGACCCCAAAGAAAGATAATCCATCAAGTCAAAGAGCTGATGAAagtaagaagaaaatggttgtaaGAAGAGATGTTGAGAGGCAAAGAAGGCAAGAAATGGCGAATCTTCATGCCTTGCTTCGATCACTTCTGCCTCTTGAATATATCAAGGTAAAATTCGTTTATTTTGTGTAAAATTCAATCTAGGTTCTTtggatttttgtttgtttgttaactataggtttatatatatatagatttatGTATGCCATTGGTTTGTTTTTTCAGGGAAAGAGATCAGTATCTGACCATATGAATGAAGCAACTAAGTACATAAAGAATCTACAAAAAATGATTGTAGAAATGAAAGATAAGAAAGATGAGTTAAACAGATTGTCTATCAACAATTCCAAATCTATATCTGTTATTCCTAGACTGATAAACAGCTTTTCGCAGCCGGATTTTGCTACGGTGCGGCCATGTGTTTCAGGTTTGGAAGTTGTTATTAGTAGTGATGGGTTATTACTTCCGCTTTCAAGAGTGCTTCGAGTACTACTCGAAGATGGACTACTTACAGTTGTTGGTTGTGTTACGACTAGGGTAAATGAGAAATCACTACACACAATTCAGATTGAGGTACACCAATATCATTCAACCAATTGAAGTTTAGGTTTTCGTTTATAAGTACTGAAGTTTAATTATGCATTTAGCTAAAACAACTACTTAGTTATCCTTATCCTCTCTAATGATTTGTACTGTTGTACACATGCTGCATGTAAGCGATCATACACGAATCAATACTGCAGAACTGCAACAAAAGCTgattggtttggtttagcatTCAAGAGTCCGTTGACGGGACTGCTTCATCATATGCTTATAAGTACTCGAAGCTTATTTATGCTGATTTTCTCCTTCCTTCTACTAAATGTGATATGAGGATAGCACTGTAAAAATGACCTTAGAGTATATAAGTGGTTTGTATCATCTTTTTGAGTTTGTCTAGCTACTTTGATATCGAGTTGATTGAGTACTAATTAAGGTCTTGTATATACCTAGGTAGCTAACATAAACATGTCTTTTCCATTATATGTTGATCCTTTTATTTGGTAGCTTCGTATAATGCCTCGGTTCGTTGATCGTGCAAATTATGTAAGTGCAGAAAGATAGATATATTTCACGGACTAAGATGAAGCCATACTTATAGGTATTGATAGTATGTACTTTAGATAGGAAAAATTAAATAAGGTTTTGTTAGAAATCACATATTCAGTTTCACTGGTGTAGTGCATTTCTGTATTTAGTAGTTAGGATTTAAAGGCTAATACACCGAGAATCCAAGATGGATTTTGCTAAATAGCCTCAATTAATTTCTCCTTGTGCACATGTCTAAAACAGCAAGCTACACTATTTTGCTTTTAGTCAGTGGTAATTAAAATCGCTGGGTGTTGAGCATTTTCATCGTGTACCACAGTAGTAATATAAACTCTAACTAACACGCTGTGTGAGTGGTTAGGCATTTTGTACATACATGTCTTGAAAGATGCCGAAAGAAATGAAAACGCGACAACATCAGAAGAATGGGCGATAAATAGAACCTTGGTAGACACAGGTAGTTCGGTGGATATCTTATTTTATAAAGTATTCAAGAGTATGGGATACAAAGATGCGGATATGATGCTCTCAACATACAACATTCATGTTTTTAACAAAACGACAATAAAACCAAAAGGTGAGATAGCCATGCAAATACTATTGGGAGAAATAGAGATGTAGATAACTCTCTGCGTAGATGATGTAGAATCACCGTACAATATGCTATTGGGAAGACCATGGGTACATGCGATAAAAGGAGTAGCATCTACTCTTCATCAATGCGTGTGTTTCCCAATACCAAGCGGAATAGGCGAAATCAAGGGAGATACTAGGAGTGCGAAAATCTGCAATCAAATAGATGTAAAGAATTACGTAGGACGCGCAAAGAAGCGAAAGGATAGGTGGAGAAAAGCAAGAGAaataaaaaaggaagaagaactaagaatatacatgataagagcacAAGAAGGGAAAGGAATACCAAGCGAAATTCCATAGAAAGAAGGCGAACCGACACACAAACTAAAAGAACCCACACCATTAGGAGAACCAAAGGCGAATTTCAGTgcagcagaaccaacaaaagacatCAACGTGGGGACAGAGGAAGAACCGAAGATATTAAAGATTGGCACAAAgatgaacaaagaagaagaagaaggaacaatCAATCtcctgcgagaatataaagacgtttttGCATGGAGCATGGATGAAATGCCAGGAATAGACCCCAATGTCGCATGTCACAATTTAgatattgtaggatcagaatctcacaacgataatgtctcagcgaaattatcaacaacacaacaacgtcgcagaacaatttcagaaatgatacgataaacgacgtcagcaagaatcacgagaaagatgtgatagtcctgcgaaaattagagagcttgcgaaattaacatttgtaaggttgcgagaatgtcgcagaccatacccgaaaataaaggacagattagctgtcattaGGCCTGTCAACGGCACTTAACGTAACAAATAATGGCTCTGCCGCTACCTTTGCCGTTTAAATTAGAGGTTAACCGTTATCCGTTAAATGCCGACggaattgtaaaatccaaaaccattGCCGTTACGTCGGACTTATCGGCTAACGGTTAATTTTCCGGTATTAACCGGTATGTCACAGGACAACACAAAAACAGGTTTAAAACACAAACCAATTACATAAAATAGTTCTAAATCCAAGCAAACAAGTTCTAAATCCATGACacacagaaaaaaaaacatacagatgttcatgttctaaaccaaattacatgttcagatcatcacatgttctatcaaaagaaaaaaaccaagtttttgcaaaagaaaagacaaagggatgccaactgcatctgcaattcttttttgaactcagttcttagatgtaattgtctcaaattggtcttgtaattcttttttgaac
Coding sequences within:
- the LOC113272210 gene encoding transcription factor bHLH120-like, giving the protein MNHNDLYPLQQSDELICQISKSCEQLQQKEPDNQQHIVPEIQPFSIDDFKPIFNMDHPSSYSSANKTPKKDNPSSQRADESKKKMVVRRDVERQRRQEMANLHALLRSLLPLEYIKGKRSVSDHMNEATKYIKNLQKMIVEMKDKKDELNRLSINNSKSISVIPRLINSFSQPDFATVRPCVSGLEVVISSDGLLLPLSRVLRVLLEDGLLTVVGCVTTRVNEKSLHTIQIEVRDHTRINTAELQQKLIGLV